From Halalkalibaculum roseum, the proteins below share one genomic window:
- a CDS encoding DUF4199 family protein: MEQTNQTNGTPPSYLTSVGIAAVIFSLLTTVLQLISGYMQINAEPTGSLFSPTMLFGLVVCLVGAFGGMVAVWHYANEYQITMKLGKGALIGFLTGLAMVIIGIVLNKLWLLFDPDMQQKMMESTIANFEAMDMPEETKQQMIDQAASQANPSIGMQLLYGIPIFGILNLLTGMLGVSLFARNKE, from the coding sequence ATGGAACAGACAAATCAAACTAACGGTACACCACCAAGTTATCTGACTTCGGTCGGGATTGCTGCAGTTATTTTCAGCCTATTAACAACCGTACTTCAGCTAATCAGTGGATACATGCAGATCAATGCCGAACCCACGGGATCCTTATTTTCACCCACCATGCTTTTTGGTTTGGTAGTTTGTCTGGTGGGAGCCTTTGGGGGTATGGTTGCCGTGTGGCACTATGCCAACGAATACCAGATAACAATGAAACTTGGAAAAGGAGCCCTGATCGGATTTTTAACGGGACTCGCGATGGTAATTATAGGGATTGTTTTAAATAAACTCTGGCTTTTGTTTGATCCCGATATGCAGCAAAAGATGATGGAAAGCACCATCGCCAACTTTGAGGCCATGGATATGCCTGAAGAAACCAAACAGCAGATGATCGATCAGGCGGCCTCGCAGGCGAATCCATCCATTGGAATGCAATTGCTGTATGGTATTCCCATTTTTGGCATACTGAATCTCCTGACAGGTATGCTGGGAGTTTCGCTATTTGCACGGAATAAGGAGTAA
- a CDS encoding DUF2085 domain-containing protein: protein MWANLEQKKLYVLVLSLTAFLVLTALGGGIFSQPGIWFDHWQHKAFTGLCHQNPQRSFWINGSPMAVCSRCFGIYSTVFIGWLSFPMIPKLLERMDGYKRWMLMGVLLINFIDVFGNFIGMWQNTLVSRFALGGLVGLSAVLVIGYEFIGINKINIKGIRYGTDKSN, encoded by the coding sequence ATGTGGGCCAATTTAGAACAAAAAAAATTATATGTACTGGTACTGTCTCTGACTGCTTTCTTGGTATTGACAGCACTGGGAGGAGGTATTTTCAGTCAGCCGGGTATCTGGTTTGACCACTGGCAACATAAAGCGTTTACCGGACTATGTCACCAGAATCCACAGCGATCTTTTTGGATTAACGGGAGTCCGATGGCCGTTTGCAGCCGTTGTTTTGGGATTTACAGCACCGTATTTATAGGCTGGCTCTCATTTCCCATGATACCGAAGCTCCTTGAACGTATGGATGGCTATAAACGCTGGATGCTGATGGGTGTTTTACTCATAAATTTCATAGATGTATTTGGAAATTTTATTGGAATGTGGCAAAATACGCTTGTTTCCAGATTTGCCTTGGGAGGCCTGGTCGGACTCTCAGCAGTTTTAGTTATCGGTTACGAATTCATTGGGATCAATAAAATAAACATTAAAGGGATACGGTATGGAACAGACAAATCAAACTAA